One window of Hujiaoplasma nucleasis genomic DNA carries:
- a CDS encoding VOC family protein, whose translation MNQLKGIHHITAITSSAEKIYQYFTDILGLRLVKKTVNQDDIDTYHLFFADDIGSPGTDMTFFDFRGIQKGEKGSDEISRIGFRVKSNQAIQYWKKRFEHYNIDFKEVQMFDRIMLWFEDFDGQEYAIVSDELIKGTDGGIAWKKGPVPDEYGIIGLGPIFLRISNLPRMDHTLVEYLGFEFKLSYKNYSLYEVYKGGNGASVIIDHQPKLKRAYPGYGSVHHMAFRIEDLEVLNHWIKKLNSIGARHSGYVDRFYFKSLYTRLYPSILFEFATEGPGFIDDEESYENLGENLALPPKFRNQRTEIEKIVRYIDTRPKNYDKEYF comes from the coding sequence ATGAATCAATTAAAAGGAATACATCATATAACCGCTATTACAAGTAGCGCTGAAAAAATATATCAATATTTCACAGATATTTTAGGATTAAGACTGGTTAAGAAAACTGTTAATCAAGATGATATTGATACTTATCATTTGTTTTTTGCAGATGATATTGGGAGTCCGGGAACGGATATGACCTTCTTTGATTTTAGGGGTATTCAAAAAGGTGAAAAAGGTAGTGATGAAATTAGTAGGATAGGCTTTAGAGTAAAATCAAATCAGGCTATTCAATATTGGAAGAAAAGATTTGAACATTATAATATTGACTTTAAAGAAGTTCAAATGTTTGATAGAATAATGTTGTGGTTTGAAGACTTTGATGGACAAGAATATGCAATTGTCTCTGATGAACTTATCAAAGGTACTGATGGTGGTATAGCTTGGAAAAAAGGTCCTGTACCAGACGAGTATGGAATTATAGGTTTAGGTCCGATATTTTTAAGAATATCTAATTTACCAAGAATGGATCATACTTTGGTTGAATATTTAGGATTTGAATTTAAATTATCTTATAAAAATTACTCTTTATATGAAGTCTATAAAGGGGGTAATGGTGCATCAGTTATCATTGATCATCAACCAAAATTAAAGCGTGCTTATCCAGGTTATGGATCAGTTCACCATATGGCTTTTAGGATTGAAGACTTAGAGGTTTTAAATCATTGGATAAAGAAACTGAATTCTATTGGCGCAAGACATTCTGGTTATGTAGATAGATTTTATTTTAAGTCACTTTATACAAGATTATATCCTAGTATTCTTTTTGAATTCGCAACAGAAGGTCCTGGTTTTATTGATGACGAAGAATCATATGAAAATCTTGGAGAAAATTTAGCTTTGCCACCTAAGTTTAGAAACCAAAGAACTGAGATAGAAAAGATTGTTAGGTATATTGATACTAGACCTAAAAATTATGATAAGGAGTATTTCTAA
- a CDS encoding ABC transporter ATP-binding protein: protein MEKAIVVKDLSKLYGDLLAVKNISFEVEKDSFFAFLGPNGAGKTTTIRIISTLIEKTTGDVEIFGLKLDKDNQKIREKIGVVFQNNMLDNLLTVKENLEVRASFYGYDKATFLHRIDEIDSYIHFSQFLNQQYKNLSGGQRRKADIARALLHWPSLLILDEPTTGLDPKSRKDIWDLIQKLRTEKNMTIFLTTHYMEEVKDANKVVIIDKGNIVAMGSSEELRLNFSNDRLKMIPKNNLFKILEDNNQAFTVVNGLAVITLDNCFQGIELVNQYKDHIKDFEIIRGDMDDVFVNITGRELVE from the coding sequence ATGGAAAAAGCCATTGTAGTAAAAGATTTAAGCAAATTATATGGTGATTTACTGGCTGTTAAAAATATATCTTTTGAAGTAGAAAAAGATTCTTTTTTTGCCTTTTTAGGTCCAAATGGTGCTGGAAAAACAACTACAATCCGGATCATCTCAACACTGATTGAAAAAACAACAGGTGATGTTGAAATTTTTGGTTTAAAATTAGATAAAGATAACCAAAAAATAAGAGAAAAAATCGGAGTTGTATTTCAAAACAATATGTTAGATAACTTGTTAACAGTGAAGGAAAACTTAGAGGTCAGAGCTTCTTTTTATGGTTATGATAAAGCTACTTTTCTTCATCGAATTGACGAAATAGATTCTTACATTCATTTCTCTCAATTTTTAAATCAACAATATAAAAACCTATCCGGCGGTCAAAGAAGAAAAGCTGATATTGCTAGAGCTTTATTGCACTGGCCATCATTATTGATACTAGATGAACCTACGACTGGTTTAGACCCAAAGAGTAGAAAAGACATTTGGGACCTTATCCAAAAATTAAGAACAGAAAAAAATATGACTATATTTCTTACTACACATTATATGGAAGAAGTTAAAGATGCTAACAAAGTAGTAATTATTGATAAGGGTAACATCGTTGCCATGGGTTCTTCAGAAGAATTAAGACTTAATTTTTCAAATGATCGATTAAAGATGATTCCAAAGAATAATTTATTTAAAATATTAGAAGATAATAATCAGGCATTTACAGTAGTAAATGGTTTAGCAGTCATCACTTTAGACAATTGTTTTCAAGGTATTGAATTAGTCAATCAATATAAAGATCATATTAAAGACTTTGAGATTATTCGTGGGGATATGGATGATGTTTTTGTCAATATCACAGGTAGAGAGTTGGTGGAATAA
- a CDS encoding MarR family winged helix-turn-helix transcriptional regulator, with protein MKDLKTITTLFRATDSFSKAIQRDVKQYGLNVTEFGIMEALYHKGKMNIKSLLEKVLITNSTMSYVIDQLIQKEYIIKTQSLLDRRSFELDLTQAGHSLMKNIFVKHKKHMRSIIEVLSKEEEEQLRIMLKKIGKRANDYGL; from the coding sequence ATGAAAGATTTAAAAACCATTACTACACTTTTTCGAGCTACGGATTCGTTTTCTAAAGCCATTCAAAGAGATGTTAAACAATATGGTTTAAATGTAACAGAGTTTGGTATTATGGAAGCTTTGTATCACAAGGGGAAAATGAACATTAAATCATTGCTTGAAAAAGTCTTAATTACCAATTCGACAATGTCTTATGTGATTGATCAACTTATTCAAAAAGAATACATTATTAAAACTCAGTCATTATTAGATCGCCGTTCCTTTGAACTTGATTTAACCCAAGCAGGTCATTCATTAATGAAAAACATCTTTGTTAAGCATAAAAAGCATATGCGTTCTATTATTGAGGTCTTAAGTAAAGAAGAAGAGGAACAATTAAGAATTATGCTAAAGAAGATTGGAAAAAGAGCCAATGACTATGGATTATAA
- a CDS encoding ABC transporter permease codes for MNGVLIALVKRNLKKYLRDKASVFFSFLSVIIILLLYILFLGQMQIDNLKAEVGDIDGIAWLVSAWIMSGILMVSTVTVPLGAIGGIIDDRADQILDDFYVSPISKNKLALSYLISSWVIAFILVFVNLIVGQIYILSQGGEFLAFFDFIKILLLMIFSIMTFSSFFFYLSIYVKTRNAFGTLSTIVGTFIGFLGGIYIPIGVLGSSVQTFMSILPTAHAVTIMRKVYMSGAVEKVFGNSPSQFYDEYAEIYGLKVMIGNFEMQEWHMLLSMGIFMAIFYGLSILKLSKSKL; via the coding sequence ATGAATGGCGTGTTAATTGCTCTTGTAAAAAGGAATTTAAAAAAATACTTAAGAGACAAAGCATCTGTTTTCTTTAGTTTCTTATCTGTGATAATTATTCTTTTACTCTACATCTTATTTTTGGGTCAAATGCAAATCGATAATTTAAAAGCTGAAGTCGGTGATATTGATGGTATCGCTTGGTTAGTCTCTGCTTGGATTATGTCAGGAATCCTTATGGTATCTACCGTAACCGTGCCTTTAGGAGCTATTGGAGGTATTATTGATGATAGGGCTGATCAGATATTAGATGATTTTTACGTATCTCCTATTTCTAAAAATAAACTCGCCTTATCTTATCTTATAAGTTCTTGGGTTATTGCTTTTATTTTAGTCTTTGTTAACTTAATCGTTGGCCAAATTTATATTTTATCTCAGGGTGGTGAATTTCTAGCGTTTTTTGATTTTATTAAAATATTGCTATTGATGATATTTTCAATTATGACCTTTTCTTCTTTCTTCTTTTATTTATCAATCTACGTTAAAACGAGAAATGCCTTTGGAACTCTCTCTACCATAGTGGGTACATTTATAGGATTTCTTGGAGGTATTTATATTCCTATTGGTGTTCTTGGTTCATCAGTCCAAACATTTATGAGTATCTTACCTACAGCTCATGCGGTCACTATTATGAGAAAAGTATATATGAGTGGAGCTGTTGAAAAAGTCTTTGGAAACTCTCCTAGTCAATTTTATGATGAATATGCTGAAATATACGGACTAAAAGTAATGATAGGCAATTTTGAAATGCAAGAATGGCATATGCTATTATCCATGGGTATATTTATGGCAATATTCTATGGTTTGAGTATCTTAAAATTATCTAAGTCAAAATTATAA
- a CDS encoding cupin domain-containing protein, with product MIVNHIDNLESNKITHPDAKNAFMKVLVSEKEGWNDYVMRVVEVEENGFTPKHNHPWPHINYVIEGQGHIMIEGKLHPVKQGSYAYVPSDAIHQFRNTGKTMFKFICIVPKEGHR from the coding sequence ATGATTGTTAACCATATTGATAATTTAGAATCTAATAAAATAACACATCCTGATGCAAAAAATGCTTTTATGAAAGTCTTAGTATCAGAAAAAGAAGGATGGAATGATTACGTTATGCGTGTAGTTGAAGTTGAAGAAAATGGCTTTACACCTAAACACAATCATCCATGGCCTCATATTAATTATGTCATTGAAGGTCAAGGTCATATCATGATAGAAGGAAAGTTGCATCCTGTTAAGCAAGGTTCCTATGCTTATGTACCTAGTGATGCAATCCATCAGTTTAGAAATACAGGAAAGACAATGTTTAAATTTATTTGTATTGTTCCAAAAGAAGGTCATCGTTAG
- a CDS encoding DUF2254 domain-containing protein: MKKLINFIQSKFYFKFIFYMFIFLGFSILFYMIDKNSNLSTHLRFSQEFLEDFLIMMLAAIITMVTITFSIIMVVLTLYSGQFSPRTLNDFLQRKVPLNTLAYYIGVSIFSLVSLVLSETKPNTLYSFTTLFAIIIFILSLILFAYFIHYVAKSVQINVYIDKMVKEAVINIEKQQKEIEEDTNILFERNDEDEEKEYKNEYTSKHTGYLIDINKTKLLNYLQENDLSITVNIPLNEHIYEGDILFKYQGNSSFNFDDDVINACFAISDEIGSFSEYREKTMKLVEIAVRALSPGTNDPFTAQICIQQLGFIFMKLSDNYYSLYYHDDSGKERIMIKTLNYKDLLYDHFYQIYLYGKGDLTIISALLKAFTRIAGESNHDMKESLWDFAEYVIKDIDMKQLHILDSREVKIPLKDLAYQCRKLDKYKSMIE; the protein is encoded by the coding sequence ATGAAAAAATTGATTAATTTTATCCAAAGTAAATTTTATTTTAAATTTATATTTTATATGTTTATCTTTTTGGGTTTTTCCATTTTGTTTTATATGATTGATAAAAATTCCAATTTATCCACTCATCTTCGCTTTTCGCAAGAATTTCTAGAAGATTTTTTAATCATGATGCTTGCGGCTATCATTACCATGGTAACCATCACATTTTCAATCATCATGGTCGTTTTGACCTTATATAGTGGTCAATTTTCACCTCGAACATTAAATGATTTTCTTCAAAGAAAAGTTCCTTTAAACACTTTAGCTTACTATATAGGTGTATCTATATTTTCTTTAGTTTCTTTGGTTTTATCTGAAACAAAACCTAACACCTTGTATTCATTTACGACTTTATTTGCAATTATTATATTTATTTTAAGTCTTATTCTTTTTGCATATTTTATCCATTATGTTGCTAAATCAGTTCAAATCAATGTATACATAGACAAAATGGTCAAAGAAGCAGTTATCAATATCGAAAAACAACAAAAAGAAATTGAAGAGGATACAAATATTCTATTTGAGAGAAACGATGAAGACGAAGAAAAAGAATATAAAAACGAATATACGAGTAAACATACAGGCTATTTAATTGACATTAATAAAACTAAGCTATTGAATTATTTACAAGAAAACGATCTGTCTATCACAGTAAATATACCACTTAATGAACATATTTATGAAGGTGATATCTTATTTAAATATCAGGGTAATTCTTCTTTCAACTTCGATGATGATGTCATCAACGCATGTTTTGCAATTTCAGATGAAATCGGATCATTTAGTGAATATAGAGAAAAGACTATGAAGCTTGTAGAGATCGCTGTTAGAGCATTATCTCCCGGAACCAATGATCCTTTTACTGCTCAAATATGTATTCAGCAACTAGGTTTTATCTTTATGAAACTTTCAGACAATTATTATAGCCTTTATTATCATGATGACTCTGGAAAAGAAAGAATTATGATTAAAACACTAAATTATAAAGACTTACTTTATGATCATTTCTATCAAATATACCTATATGGCAAAGGCGACTTAACCATCATTTCTGCTTTACTTAAAGCATTTACAAGGATTGCTGGTGAATCAAATCATGATATGAAAGAATCTCTATGGGATTTTGCTGAATATGTGATTAAAGATATTGATATGAAACAATTGCATATTTTGGATTCAAGGGAAGTAAAAATACCTTTAAAAGATTTAGCTTATCAGTGTAGAAAATTGGATAAATATAAGTCAATGATTGAGTAA
- a CDS encoding co-chaperone GroES gives MLKPLHDHVILEVIKKEQKTKSGIILQEKDQEMPAIGRVLAIGEGFYKDGVLQAMSVKEGDQVIFKKYATTDVKLEGKDYLIIKETDILAIVEE, from the coding sequence ATGTTAAAACCATTACATGATCACGTCATTCTTGAAGTGATCAAAAAAGAACAAAAAACAAAATCAGGAATTATTTTACAAGAAAAAGACCAAGAAATGCCAGCCATCGGAAGAGTGTTAGCCATTGGTGAAGGTTTTTACAAAGATGGAGTCTTACAAGCTATGTCAGTCAAGGAAGGAGATCAAGTTATATTTAAGAAATACGCAACGACTGATGTTAAACTTGAAGGAAAAGATTATCTAATCATTAAAGAAACAGATATTTTAGCTATTGTAGAGGAGTGA
- a CDS encoding NADH:flavin oxidoreductase, which translates to MTKIFSTKKINQTLIQNRLVLPPMVTFNYSKEGFVNDRKIDHYYQIAKNGIGLIVLEATAIHPLGRLSDCQLGIWDDQFIPGLKQLVDTVHQEKVPIVVQIHHAGQKTKVTGFNDIVSASPYKNARGLSYGEVKSLIHDFKEAAIRAYKAGFDGVEIHGAHGYLLTQFFSLKSNQRKDEYGGSFENRIRIAKEIYHEVRTHTSPNFIIGIRMGCNENSLEESILMAKEFEKTGYDYLSVSSGLDASEIEKPKDFPYHWITYGGILIQKQVTIPVIGVYGIRTEAQIKGLIESDLLDFVALGRTQLADYNFTKHLKNHEEILYCLQCQPCRWREDGSLCPRQRQVNQKKSKLKIS; encoded by the coding sequence ATGACAAAAATATTTTCAACAAAAAAAATTAATCAAACATTAATACAAAATCGTTTAGTATTACCGCCTATGGTTACTTTTAATTATTCTAAAGAAGGTTTTGTTAATGATCGTAAAATAGATCATTATTATCAGATAGCTAAAAACGGCATAGGTTTGATTGTCCTAGAAGCTACTGCCATTCACCCATTAGGTAGATTATCAGATTGTCAATTGGGTATTTGGGATGATCAATTTATACCAGGTTTAAAACAGTTGGTAGATACTGTTCATCAAGAAAAGGTGCCTATTGTCGTACAAATCCATCATGCTGGTCAAAAAACTAAGGTAACAGGTTTTAATGATATTGTATCAGCGTCTCCATATAAAAATGCACGTGGACTTTCATATGGAGAAGTAAAATCTCTGATTCATGATTTTAAAGAAGCTGCTATTAGGGCATATAAAGCAGGCTTTGATGGTGTTGAAATCCATGGCGCTCATGGTTATTTGCTGACTCAATTCTTTTCATTAAAGTCAAACCAAAGAAAAGATGAGTATGGTGGTTCTTTTGAGAACCGCATAAGGATAGCTAAAGAAATATACCATGAAGTAAGAACTCATACAAGTCCTAATTTTATTATTGGTATTCGCATGGGTTGTAATGAAAATTCTTTAGAAGAATCTATTTTAATGGCAAAGGAATTTGAAAAAACTGGTTATGATTATTTATCAGTTTCATCTGGCCTAGATGCTAGTGAGATTGAAAAACCAAAAGACTTTCCATATCACTGGATTACATATGGAGGAATTCTTATACAAAAACAGGTAACAATACCAGTTATAGGGGTTTATGGTATCCGTACTGAAGCTCAAATTAAAGGCCTTATTGAGAGTGACCTATTAGATTTTGTTGCTTTAGGAAGAACACAATTGGCAGATTATAATTTTACTAAGCATTTGAAAAATCATGAAGAAATTTTATATTGTTTACAATGTCAGCCATGTAGATGGCGAGAAGATGGAAGTTTATGCCCTAGACAAAGACAAGTAAACCAAAAAAAATCTAAATTAAAAATCTCTTAA
- a CDS encoding zinc-ribbon domain-containing protein, translated as MNYCKNCGHEVRHDDKYCSNCGQSLIHNPYKQSDQRYFDKNGPLKSKYEQTSYVLGITALIFSALNWIGFPYVHLIGLVLGFIGLYYVKKDKLTGSYSKVGNIMSIIAIVLAIASMVIGGIIASRLI; from the coding sequence ATGAACTATTGCAAGAATTGTGGTCATGAAGTCAGACATGATGATAAGTACTGTTCTAACTGCGGACAATCTCTTATCCATAATCCATATAAACAATCGGATCAAAGATATTTCGACAAAAACGGCCCCTTAAAATCAAAGTATGAACAAACGTCTTATGTGTTAGGAATTACGGCTTTAATATTTTCTGCTTTAAACTGGATAGGTTTTCCTTATGTACATTTAATTGGACTGGTACTCGGTTTTATAGGTTTGTACTATGTTAAAAAGGATAAATTAACTGGAAGTTATTCAAAAGTAGGAAATATAATGTCTATCATTGCTATTGTCCTAGCGATAGCATCTATGGTTATAGGTGGAATCATTGCAAGTCGATTGATATAA
- a CDS encoding alpha/beta hydrolase encodes MDYKFINNESDRTIVLLHGTGGDENDLIFIGQQIDPKANLLGLRGRINEHGMNRFFRRIKPGVFDIDNLVEETKYLHKFLQTFAKINQLDSSKMVLLGFSNGANIIASLIYHYGKFYQAHILLHPMIPIRNFKVVKQDQNLVFISAGDNDPIVPFSEVQDLVEILENHGAEVEFKVYSFGHSLSEKELIDIQKFYKKKVIKSS; translated from the coding sequence ATGGATTATAAGTTCATTAATAATGAAAGTGATAGAACCATTGTATTATTGCATGGGACTGGTGGAGACGAGAATGATTTAATCTTTATCGGCCAACAAATCGATCCCAAAGCGAATTTGCTAGGTTTACGAGGTAGAATTAATGAACACGGAATGAATCGTTTTTTTAGGAGAATTAAACCTGGTGTTTTTGACATAGATAATCTTGTTGAGGAAACGAAATATTTACATAAGTTTTTACAAACCTTTGCAAAAATTAATCAGCTAGATTCAAGTAAAATGGTATTGTTAGGATTTTCCAATGGAGCTAATATTATTGCTTCCTTAATTTATCATTATGGCAAGTTTTATCAGGCTCATATTTTATTACATCCTATGATACCTATTAGAAATTTTAAAGTCGTAAAACAAGATCAAAACTTAGTCTTTATTTCTGCAGGTGATAATGACCCGATTGTGCCCTTTTCTGAAGTTCAAGACTTGGTAGAAATTTTAGAAAACCATGGGGCTGAAGTAGAGTTCAAAGTATATTCATTTGGCCATAGTTTAAGTGAAAAAGAATTGATAGATATACAAAAATTTTATAAAAAAAAGGTTATAAAATCTTCATGA
- a CDS encoding MATE family efflux transporter, protein MATSVNKKNETMLKEMNIKKLLIKLAIPSTLAMIVNALYNLVDTFFVSLGLGTDAIGALTIAYPIQLIVLAIGLMLGVGSASVFSRAFGRKDYDTMKKAVNTAIILNISLTLIISFITYIYLDDLLIFFGATSGNIAYARDYLLIILIALVPFSLGVMMNNLTRAEGRVKIAMWSLVIGAGLNIILDPIFIFDWGFNLGVKGAAYATLIGKTAAFIFIFLQAFSRKSSLRIDLKSIYKIDLSAAKEMILIGAPSFARVAMGSVLIILVNNLIKDYAPTEELATDYQAIYGVINRLIRFSLMPGFGLVQGMVPIVGYNFGAKTYRRVYGVISYASKLLFIYFTFALIMIMFFSEPLFSIFTKAEDATNIERFIDLGSKAFRIVAIGFSFVTYQVVLSSSYQAMGYPLRAFLVALSRRFILFIPFAILLTYIMGIDGIWWTFVVADVVTGTISFIVYKKEMLELKSIIVRL, encoded by the coding sequence ATGGCGACATCAGTTAATAAAAAAAATGAAACCATGTTAAAAGAAATGAATATTAAAAAATTATTAATCAAGTTAGCTATCCCTTCAACTTTAGCAATGATTGTGAATGCTCTTTATAATTTGGTTGATACTTTTTTTGTGTCTTTAGGACTCGGAACTGATGCGATTGGTGCTCTAACTATTGCCTATCCAATCCAATTAATTGTTCTGGCTATTGGTTTAATGTTAGGTGTGGGATCTGCATCAGTTTTTTCTAGAGCCTTTGGTCGTAAAGATTATGATACTATGAAGAAAGCTGTAAATACAGCGATCATCCTTAATATTTCCTTAACACTAATTATTAGTTTTATCACTTATATATATCTTGATGATTTATTAATCTTCTTTGGAGCTACTTCAGGTAATATTGCTTATGCAAGAGATTATTTGCTTATTATATTAATTGCTTTGGTTCCTTTTTCCTTGGGTGTGATGATGAATAATTTAACAAGGGCTGAAGGTAGGGTTAAAATTGCAATGTGGTCTCTGGTCATTGGCGCTGGGCTTAATATAATACTAGATCCTATATTTATATTTGATTGGGGATTTAATTTAGGTGTTAAGGGTGCTGCTTACGCAACACTTATCGGTAAAACTGCAGCTTTTATTTTTATCTTTTTACAAGCTTTTTCAAGAAAATCTTCATTGAGAATAGATTTGAAAAGCATTTATAAAATAGATTTATCCGCAGCGAAAGAAATGATTTTGATTGGAGCGCCTTCATTTGCTAGAGTAGCTATGGGCTCTGTCTTAATTATATTGGTTAACAATTTAATCAAAGATTACGCACCAACTGAAGAACTTGCGACTGATTATCAAGCTATTTATGGGGTGATAAACCGTTTAATAAGGTTTTCTTTAATGCCTGGTTTTGGTCTTGTACAAGGAATGGTTCCTATAGTGGGATATAATTTTGGCGCTAAAACGTATCGAAGAGTTTATGGAGTAATCTCCTATGCCTCCAAATTATTATTCATTTACTTTACCTTTGCATTAATTATGATTATGTTTTTTTCCGAACCCTTGTTTTCTATTTTTACTAAGGCTGAGGATGCGACAAATATAGAGAGATTTATTGATTTAGGCTCAAAAGCATTTAGAATTGTAGCTATTGGCTTTTCCTTTGTAACTTATCAAGTGGTTTTATCAAGTTCGTATCAAGCCATGGGTTATCCATTAAGAGCATTTTTAGTTGCCTTATCTAGAAGATTTATATTATTCATTCCTTTCGCTATTTTACTCACATATATCATGGGTATTGATGGAATTTGGTGGACTTTTGTTGTCGCTGATGTTGTTACTGGAACTATATCATTTATCGTATATAAAAAAGAAATGCTTGAATTAAAATCAATAATTGTGAGGTTATAA
- the groL gene encoding chaperonin GroEL (60 kDa chaperone family; promotes refolding of misfolded polypeptides especially under stressful conditions; forms two stacked rings of heptamers to form a barrel-shaped 14mer; ends can be capped by GroES; misfolded proteins enter the barrel where they are refolded when GroES binds), producing MSKDILFAKDARDKMLKGVDQLANTVKVTLGPKGRNVILEKSYGSPTITNDGVTIAKEIEFKDAYENMGAKLVQEVASKTNDQAGDGTTTATVLAQAMIHEGLRHVDKGTNPVLLKEGIDKASKEVSKRLLEKTRTLNSSHDIASVASISSGSTEIGDLIAKAMDQVGKSGVIQVDESKGFDTNLELVEGMQYDKGYISPYMVTDREKMEVNLENTYVLVTDQKISTIKDILPLLEQVVEQNKPLFIIADDIENEVVSTLIVNKLRGTFNVVATKAPGFGDNQKDILQDIATLTNANFYAKDLNMELKDMTMDDLGLAKKIIVSKDTTTILEGAGSKDSIEERAKIIKEQLENTSSDYDKKRLRERLGKLTDGIAILKVGATTETELKEKKLRIEDALNATKAAVEEGIVIGGGAILIDIYNELKGSLNDSDQEVQKGINIVLESLLTPTFQIAENAGFDGVEIVEKQKNSKKDIGFNAKTGQFVNMIDEGIIDPTKVTRNAVLNAASIAGMFITTEAAVVSQKEEKNDLPQMNPGMY from the coding sequence ATGAGTAAAGATATTCTATTCGCTAAAGACGCAAGAGATAAAATGTTAAAAGGTGTTGATCAATTAGCCAATACAGTAAAAGTAACATTAGGTCCTAAAGGAAGAAATGTTATATTAGAAAAATCATATGGGTCACCTACCATTACTAATGATGGTGTCACCATTGCTAAGGAAATTGAATTTAAAGACGCATATGAAAACATGGGTGCTAAATTAGTTCAAGAAGTTGCATCAAAAACAAATGATCAAGCTGGTGATGGAACAACAACCGCTACTGTATTAGCTCAAGCAATGATACACGAGGGGTTAAGACATGTAGACAAAGGCACTAATCCAGTTTTATTAAAAGAAGGTATTGACAAAGCAAGTAAAGAAGTTTCTAAAAGATTGTTAGAAAAAACAAGAACTTTGAATTCTTCGCACGATATAGCTTCAGTGGCTAGTATTTCATCTGGTTCTACAGAAATTGGTGATTTAATTGCAAAAGCAATGGACCAAGTAGGAAAATCTGGTGTCATCCAAGTAGATGAATCAAAAGGATTTGATACCAATTTAGAACTGGTTGAGGGTATGCAATATGATAAGGGTTATATCAGTCCATATATGGTTACTGACAGAGAAAAAATGGAAGTAAATTTAGAAAATACCTATGTTTTAGTCACAGATCAAAAAATATCGACCATTAAAGATATTTTACCTTTGTTAGAACAAGTTGTAGAACAAAACAAACCTCTTTTCATAATCGCTGATGATATTGAAAATGAAGTTGTATCAACTTTAATTGTTAATAAACTTAGGGGAACATTTAATGTAGTGGCCACTAAAGCACCAGGTTTCGGAGACAATCAAAAAGATATACTACAAGATATAGCAACCCTTACTAACGCAAACTTTTATGCAAAAGATTTGAATATGGAACTAAAAGATATGACCATGGATGATTTAGGTTTGGCTAAAAAAATTATTGTAAGCAAAGACACTACTACCATCCTAGAAGGTGCAGGTTCAAAAGATTCTATCGAAGAACGTGCAAAAATTATTAAAGAACAATTAGAAAATACATCCTCAGACTATGATAAGAAACGCTTAAGAGAGAGACTTGGAAAACTAACAGACGGTATCGCCATTTTAAAAGTTGGAGCTACCACAGAAACTGAGTTAAAAGAGAAAAAACTTAGAATTGAAGATGCTCTAAATGCTACAAAAGCAGCCGTTGAAGAAGGCATTGTAATTGGAGGAGGCGCAATCTTAATCGATATATATAATGAACTCAAAGGAAGTTTAAATGATTCAGACCAAGAAGTTCAAAAAGGTATTAATATTGTGTTAGAAAGTTTACTTACTCCTACTTTCCAAATCGCTGAAAACGCTGGTTTTGATGGAGTTGAAATTGTCGAAAAACAAAAAAATTCTAAAAAAGATATTGGGTTCAACGCTAAAACTGGTCAATTTGTTAACATGATTGACGAAGGCATTATAGACCCAACTAAAGTGACTAGAAACGCTGTCTTAAATGCTGCTAGTATAGCAGGTATGTTTATAACAACTGAAGCTGCTGTTGTTAGCCAAAAAGAAGAAAAAAATGATCTACCTCAAATGAATCCTGGTATGTACTAA